The Pseudodesulfovibrio sediminis genome includes the window ACAGACGCACATCCTCATCCGTGAACTCGGGCGGCGTCACCGACACACCCAGCCGTTGCAGGAGCATGATGGTGGCCGCGAGCTGTTGGTGTACCTTCCAGCCTATCTGTCGGATGGACTTGCTGACCTCCACGGCCATGGCCGGAATGCCATGTTCGGACAGGGCATAGCAGGTCAGGGATTTGCGCATCTCAGGGTAGTCGGTGCCCTGATCAAAGGTCTTGGTATTGAAAAGCTTGAACTGGTAATCCCGAGAGTGAATCTTGCCGTTGAGCTCATTCAGCACGGAGTTGACGGTATGGGCCAGATCGATTTTGTCGAAAACCAGGGTGTCCACGATGATGGACTGCCCGTACCGATTGGGGTTGCGCAGATTGTCCACATAGGTCGGGTTGTAGAAACCGCTTCCCTCATGGAGATGAATAAAGGCGTCGGACTGGGCCAGCAGAAACCGAATGACCCGCGCCACGCGGTCTTCGTAAAACCGATTGTAGTTCTGGTCGAAGCGGCGATTCATATCCACATTGATCTGCCGTTTGCGCAGATTGATGGACGGAACATTGGCACGGGGCAGTATGATGATGTTGCCACGGGTAACCTTGGCCTGGGTCAACAGCTGGGCCGTAATGAAACCGGAAGTCTCATCGCCCTGAATACCGCCCTGCACCATGATGGTCGGCCCGGGCAGCTCGCCCTGAAGATAGACGACCTTCAGCGGATACTGGGTACCGGAAAAGAAGGAATGCTCCCACGACCCGGCAAGGGCCGGAGAGGCACAGAAAAGAAGACTCAGGCTAAGAGCTGAAAATATGATAAAAAGGGTATGTTTCCGCAAAGATGACATTGCCGTCCTTCCCCTTAATCTCCAACCGCAACCCGAAAAAATCCTTTTTCCCCATGCCGTCAGGGAGAAGGAAGGAGGTCTGGATGCGTTTGAAGCGTTGAATTTGGAATGACAGATCGTTCTTATCGGCACTGATCTCCATGGCCTTTCCTTCCTTTGTCACAAAGGAAAGGTCGGCCTGCCCGCCCATGGGCTTGGTCGCCTGGAGATTGTTGAGCTCGAAAGACAGGGTAAACTTGCGGTTGACGAGTTTGGCCTGGAGATTTTCCACTCCCACCTGACGGGTGTCCACACGCACGAAAACCTTGTTCAAATCGATTTCTACCGGAACGTCCTGCTGTTCCACCTCGGTTGAAGCCGCCGAAAGCAACGATTGCAATTCAGTGGGGTCGTAGGATTCGAGAATTTTCTCCATATTACCCAACCGTTCCAACCGGACCTCGGCATCCACAAGACGCTGTTCCAAGTCTTTGTTCTCTGTCTGAAGCGTCGTGTTCACGTTGAACCCGCGCACACCCATGTAGATGCCGCCGGCAGCACACAGAAAGAGAAAAACCTGAGTAAAAACAAAGACGCGAAGCCAAAACGGGCTGACACGATATCGGGTCACATCCCGATCATCACGCATGAATAGAACGCTATATTTTGAATCGCTCATCTACCCCGTCTCCACTGCTCACTGCCGATTTTCCACTTGTCACCATCTGGAGTCAGAACCATGGTTTTTCGTCCCACATCGCTATATCCACCAGCATTTTCAAACACCTGAACAAACGCTACCCGGAGCCCCTGAGGATGCAGAGTCACCTGCAAGTCATCAATCTCAACCGTAACAGGTGCAGTCTTAGCCCACAATGTCTTTTTGTAATTAGCAATGCTAGTTAGCCCCTTCCTGTTCCCCTGTACAGCCTGGGAGTCATAAAAGGCGGTGTAGCTGTCCAGGTCGGTAGCCAGCCATGCGGCCCGCCATTCATCAACCAGCGCTCTGGCCTCTTTCGATTTGATGGCCAGATATTTCTCTTCCATGGTTTCGGTGGCCGGGGCGAATTCACGGCCAACGATACGCCACTGGCCGGATGCATCCTGTTGCCAGTAGAACCGTTTACCTGTCGTGGAGACATGCCCCAGAGTGCGGTAGAACTGATCGAACCAGGTCACCCAGTAACCAGGGCCGGGAATGGCGCGGAAGTTATCCACCATGACATGAATCCATGGTTTGGAGGCAAAGAGTCCCTGTTTGTGTGCCACGAAACCGGCGAAGCTCCGCCCCTCGGACACGGTCATCATCTCCGCATTGTAGTGACTGAAGAATTTTTCGTCCCGGTGCTCCCAGTCGGAAGCCCACGCCGCAAGCTCTTTGGACAGGACCTGGGCGGTCACTTCGCTTTCCCCCGGCTCCTTGGACCAGGCCAGGTCCGAGGCGATGACCACGGGCGTGCCGTAGGTCAGGTCGGTGACCATGTCCTGCATGTCCGGCACCTTGAGCGCCACGCAGCCGAGCGTATCGCGGGGCACGAACTTCTTGCCCCGACCATGCAACCAGATACCGCCGCCGGTCTTGCCGTGAATGCGGTCAATAGGGTTGGGGTAATTCAGGGAATACGCAATGTTGCCGTAGAGATCCCAGTCGAGCGTCCGATCAATACGGTGCCCCACGAAATAGATTCCCTCCGGGGTGCGCAGGTCACCTTCGATGGACTTGTCGCCCACCATCTGCCCCGTGGTGCAGGGGAATCGCCGAACCTCACGCAACGGGGATTTATGCTCCAGCATGATGATCTGCTGAGAAGCCTTGTCCACGGCAATGATCCGGTCGGGACCATAGGTATGCGATGAGAGTGTCGGCGCCCAGCCGTCAGCCAAGGCCGCACCTGCGGTCATCAAGAGTATCAGAACTAAAAAGACTATACGCATGACAGAGCTGTATCCACTCCTCGCTTGACGAACCCTGAACCCGACACGCCCCCCCCCGGCGAGCCTACCTATTTGCCTGCGGCCAAAAGCTCCTGACGGGTGAAAATGGAACTGAGCTCAAGCCCGGCTTCCTTCAACTTTTCACGTCCGCCCTCTTCTCGATCCAGCACAGCCAGTACGCCCACGATCTCCAGGCCTGCATCCCGCACGCGCTGGGCTGCCGTGATCAGCGTACCACCTGTTGTGCACACGTCCTCAAGCAGAACGACCTTGTCCCCATCACTGAAGTTGGCCAACCCTTCAAGATACTGATCGGTTCCGTGTCCCTTGGACTTCTTGCGAATGATGAATCCCGGCAAAGGCCGCCCTTCCAGGTGGGACACAACGGTCACCGCCGTGATCAGGGGGTCTGCGCCAAGGGTCATACCGCCCACGCCGTGCACATCAAATTCCTTGAGCATCTCGAAGAAAAGACGCCCGATGAGGTAGCCGCCTTCGGCATGCAAAGCGGTCTGCTTGCAGTCGAAGTAATATTCACTTTTCTTGCCGGAAGTCAGTGTAAAATCTCCCTCTTTGTACGAGAGGTTCAGGAGAAGTCTGGCAAGTTTTGTTTTCAATTCCATCATGTCTATTTATCCTCGAAGACCCGGCTGAAGACAACTTCCTCGTATCGTGTGTAATACGAGGGGTCGAAAGCTTCGTCAAGGTCGTTATTTTTAACGTGTTTGTTTACTTCGGCATCCACACGGATTTCGTCCTCGAACTGGATGCGCTCCTTCCAGCATTTCATGGCGACTTTCTGCACCATCTCATAGGCTTCCTGGCGCTTGAGGCCGGTGTTGATGAGTTTGTTCAACACCCGCTGAGAGTAGAAAAGCCCAAAAGAACTCAGGAGGTTACGCTGAATGACATCTTCCTTGACCACCAGCCGTTCCAGCACGCCGGACAAGCGGCTGAGCATGTAGTCGATCAGAGCAGTGGTGTCGGGCATGATCACGCGTTCCACGGAAGAATGCGAAATATCACGCTCGTGCCACAGGGCCTGATTCTCCATGGCGGCCAGGGAATTTCCGCGGATGACGCGGGACAGGCCGCACAGATTTTCTGCGGAAATGGGGTTCTTCTTGTGCGGCATGGCCGAAGAGCCTTTCTGCCCCTTGGTGAAGCCTTCTTCCACTTCGGAAACTTCGGTCCGCTGCAGATGCCTGAGTTCGAGAGCGATACGCTCGACACCACCGGCCAGAATGGCCAGGGCCGAGAAGAACTGGGCATAGCGGTCGCGCTGGACGATCTGGGTGGAGTGGGGATCGGCTTTCAGACCGAGGATGGCACAGGTGCGCTCTTCCAGCTCCGGAGAAAGGTGGGCAAAGGTGCCGACCGCGCCGGAGAGTTTGCCCACGCGAATGGCTTCGCGAGCCGCGTCGAACCGTTCCTTATGACGCAGGAACTCGGCGTAGAAGCCGGTAAATTTGAGACCATAGGTGGTCGGCTCGGCGTGAATGCCATGGGTCCGCCCCATGCAGAGAAGCCCTTTGTGCTTGAAGGCCAGATCCTTGAGCACACCGAGGATGCGGTCAATACCCTGGGCCACGATATCGGCGGCTCGGGTCAATAACACGCCGTTGGCAGTGTCCACGATATCGGAAGAAGTACACCCGAGGTGAATGTAACGGGAACTGGGACCGACTTTTTCTTCCACTGCGGAAAGAAAGGCGATGACGTCGTGCTTGGTGGTCTCCTCGATTTCGAGGATGCGGTCCAGTTCGAAGTCCGCTTTTTCGTGGATTTCGTCACAGGCGTCCTGAGGCACTTCGCCCAGTTCGGTCCATGCTTTGGTCACGGCCAGTTCGACTTCCAGCCAAACCCGGAACTTGTTTTCCAGGGTCCACAACTCTCTCATCTCGGGACGGGAATACCGTTCAAGCATTATCTCTCTCACTTATGTTAATGTGCTGCATGGGGTATGGGCATAGTAGGGCAATGCGCCATGAAAACTCAAGGGGGGATATATCACAAAAAAAGGCAGCCGGTTGCTGCCTTTTTTCGCGTACTTTCTTAAGACGCGGAGCCTGCGCTTGAGGTGTCCGACTGTGCAGGACACTTGGATGCAGGAGCCGAGTCGGCCTTGGCCGAACTCTCACCGCCGCTTTCAGCAGGCTTTTGCGCTTCGCCGGGAGTACTCCCGCTCTTTGCTCCACCATATCCGTCGGCATACCAGCCCCCCCCCTTCAAATGAAAGGAAGAATGGGAGATGAGCCGTTTGGACTCACTCCCGCACTCGGGACATTCCATACTCTGTTCTTCAAAACCGGACTGCCATTCCTCGAAAATGGTCTGACAGGCCTGACATTGATACTCGTAAATGGGCATGACGGGAAACTCTCTTGATGCAAAGGAAAAACTGTTCAAAGTCGTCAACTGCAAGGCGCAAGAAAAATCCAAGGCCGACGCGTGTAATGCCACACGAGGATTTGGATTTCTTGCATCGCCACAGAAGGCGTGCTCAGGACAATGTGCTAAGCCTTGGCGGCTTTGGCTTCCTTGATTGCAGCCTTGATAGCTTTTTTGCGACGATGACGCTTGCGGTCGAGTTCTTTCATACGCTCATGTTTCTTGTGACGTGCCATATTGGTCTCCTTGATATTTCAGCCCGGTAAGGGCTTTTCTTTCTTGCGAGCCGCACTTCATATACCAATAGCGACCCACTTGTAAAGCGCAAAGGAGGCGGTTTTTCCTTGACTCAACCCGGCTTCATGTCCATATTCCCACCTCACCAAGACACTCACCAGACAAGGAAATGCATAATGATCAGAAGCGTCAGTATCAAGAATGCGGTCAAGGATGCCCTGGAAATCTTCCAGTTCGATCAGTGGATCAGATTTTATTTCGTTCAGGAAAAAGACAATGAACTGTTCGTCGATATCCCGAACGAAGTCATGGACACTATCAAGGAAAAAACGCCTGGACTGCACCCCTTTGCCGATCTGGTGAACAACGCGGTCACCGATTACAAACGCTCCCAGGACAATGTCTGCTCCTTCATCGCCGCCCGGCTGGACGGCCAGAAGTACGAAGCGACCATCCTGCCCCAGGTGTTCGACAACGCCACCTTCAAGGTGGAAATGTACATCTTCAACGTCTGGCTCAAGATGCACGAACAGCATCTGGACGAAGAATCCATGACCTTTGATGATTGGATGGAAATGTACGAAGGCTGGAACTCTCTGGAAGAAGTGGCCGAATACCGTTCCAAGCTGCTCGAAAGCGGAACCGATCCGCAGGTCCCGACCTGCAACACCGCTCAGTAGTTCTGCACAACGCACGCAAAAAGCCCCCGCGACCACTCAGGTTGCGGGGGCTTTTTGCGTTGGCCGGACAAGCCGACACGCTTACTTCTTCTTTTTCTTCTTTTTCTTGACGTCCTTCACCTTGCCGCCCTCACCCTTGATGACGATGATACGCTTTGACCCTTTGTCCGGGCTGGAGGCCACGAGCAAAGTCCCGCCCGGGCTGTGGTGCTCCACGGCCTGGGCCGGTGTCAGAATCAAGAGTGTGAGGACTATCGCCAATGCCAGTATCTTCACTCGGGGCCTCCGCTTCTGCTGAAGCAAGGGACGTGCCTAAAGCCAACCCACTGTCCCGCCTCATTATCCGTTTACCGCATGGGACAGTGTGCACCAAAAAATGCGCACCGAAACAAAAGTTTCCCATACGGTTCAAACATATCCGCGCCCTGCGCCACGTGTCAACGTGCATCAATACCGGATACGATCATCCAGATACAGGGTGAGCACCGCCTCATCGATGGCCTGCCGGGCGTGTTCGTCCGCCGGTTTCACATAACCCACGAACGTCAGCATGCCTTTGCGCGTGTAGACGACATAGGTCAGACACCGCAGCAGCTCCCCGTTTCGGATCACTTCGGTCTCAAGACGCAGCGTCTTTTTTTCCTCGAAATACCGGGCGCTCTTCAAGGTTGTGCGGGTGGAATCTGCAGGATCGTGTTTGGCAACCATTCTGTGCAGCGACCGGACCAGAAAGCTGTTGAAATTGGAGATGTCCGCGGCCTGCATCTTGCGGCCGTCCTTGACCTCCACAAGCAGGCTGCACCGCTGGTCTTCGGCAGCGCTGACATACCCGGCTTCCCACGAAGTGTCGTCTCCCTGAACAGGCATCGTACAGGTGTGCTTGGCCCAGTCCAGATACTTCGACGAAGCCTCCGCCCAACTCGGCGGCAACCAGATCGTATACCCTATGTCTTCGTTATAATAAAATGAAGAAGCCCACGAAGAGGTGAACAACACCAAAGACCCCAAAAGGGTGACAAGGAAAAAAAGCGGACGCATGAAAACCTCGACTTCACGGCTGTGAAGCGGTCAGAGCAGATTTCCCTCATACCTCGGGCGAGCAAAAATGGCAACCGCCAACAAGTTGCCGCACACACCTTTCTCTCACTTCCCCCAAAGCTGCGCGGCCTTTTTTGATCAAACGGCGCCGCCACCGCAGACACCCACACGAGTACAAAAAAACCCCGCATTGAAACGCGCCTTTTCCCCACTTGTGACATACGACCGATCAAAGTGTTTTATCCTCTTCCCACAAGCTCTTTTTTGTCATATATTATATACAACCGGAGAAAAAAAGAGACGGAGGTCTACAATGAAGAGTTTCACCTGCATCATCGAAGGAAAGGTCACCGGCGGCAACTTCCAATCATGGGTTCTCGATGCAGCGACCCAACTCGAGCTCAAGGGATGGGTACGCAACATCGCCAACAACAAGGCTGAAATACTGGTACAGGGGACTGAGGAGGCATTCGGCACGCTTCAGGCCCGGCTTGAAGCAGAAGCTCCCGTACCGGACATGCGGCCCGTGAAGGCTTCGGTCATAGACTATGACAAGGAACATGATCACTTTGAAATCCGGGGCTAATATTCGCCCGAGCACTTTCCGTTGCCTGGCTGCCTGTTCACCAGAATAGGCGGTCAGGCAACACTTGCGTCGGGCCATGCACAACATTGCTCTGTTTCACCGAATGAATTATGAGGAGTGTCATGCCCAAGGTCCGCCAACTCACCATCGCCACCAAACTCATGATCTGGGCGAGCGCGTTGATCATTGTCTTTTTCGCCACCTCAACCTACCTCTTCAAGCAGGTCCGCCAGGACGCCGAAATCTCGAACCGTCTGGTCAATGTCCACCATGACCTGGATTCCGCCATTCAGCGCATGCTGGAGCGGCTGTATTCGGTACAGGACAATATCCGCCGCTACCGCCTGCTGGGCGGGGATGAACAGGCCGTGGATTTCATTGTCGAGGACCTGACCCGCTTCGGTGAAATTCTGAATGAAACATTGAAAAAACACCCGGACCACACTGAAGAGTGGAAGACGCTGACCGCGGAATACGAAATCACTCTGGACCCCGGCGAAACCACGGACGACAACCTGACCCCCAACGCCACGGTTCGGGAGTGGACGGATATTCTGGAACAATCCCTGTTCGACAATGTTGCTGACACCGAAATGGTGTTGACCGAACTCCATATGGCCGGGAAGCGGGCTTCGGATATCGGCCTGTACGGGCTGATTTTCTGCCTGCTCATAGGCATACTGGGCAGCCTGGGGCTTGCCTGGTCCCTCAACCGATCCCTCTCGGAAGTACAAAAAGGTATCCGTGAGCTCGGCACCGGAGCGCCTCCACGCGATGTCCGCATCCTCTCCAAGGATGAACTGGGCGAACTCGCCCTGGCCTTCAACGCCATGGCCGCCCGACTCCGACGCGAGGAGCGCATGCGTGCCGATTTCATCGCCATGCTCTCGCATGAAATCCGCACCCCGCTGACATCTGTTCGGGAATCCGTGGACCTTATCGAATCCGGCGCATTCGGCGAGGTCAATGAAAAGCAACGCAAGTTCCTGCGCATCGCGGAAAAGGAATCCGCCCGGCTCTCGAACCTGCTGACCCGCCTGCTCACGGTTTCCCGCATGGAATCACAGGAACTGGTGCTCTCCATGCAACCGCTGGACGGGCAGCACCTTGTCGCCTCAACCCTGGAACGGCTGACCCCGGCGGCACAGGCCAAGGACATCACCCTGACCTCCGAACTGAGCACGCCCTTCACCCTTGAGGCAGACCAGGAGCACATTCGTCAGGTACTCATCAACCTGGTGGGCAATGCCATCAAGTTTTCCCCGGAAAACACGACTGTCACCGTCACCGGAGCGACGACCCCGGACAACGCGACCTTCTGCGTTCGGGACAACGGTCCCGGCATCGCCGAAGACGAGCAGAAGCGTGTGTTCCACAAATACTACCGAGAGCCGGAGGTACGGGACAGCGTGGACGGCGCGGGCCTCGGCCTGGCCATCTCCAAACGCATCGTCCTCGCCCATGGCGGCCGCATCTGGGTCGACAGCGTCCCCGGCAACGGCGCGACGTTCTGTTTTACCCTGCCCATCAAGCCTTCAAAGGATACCGCATGACCACAAAGCTCGATATACCCACCATACTGGTGGTGGATGATGACGAAAACATTCTCCAGGTGCTGGAAGCACGACTGCTCTCCTCCGGCCTGAACCCTCTGCTGGCGGACCGGGCTGAAACAGCGCTGGAGATGCTGGCCGGAGAACAGGTGGACTGCATTGTCTCCGACGTGAAAATGCCCGGCATGGGGGGGCACGGTCTGCTCAAGGAAGTGCTGGCCAACTGGTCGCATATACCCATCATCATGCTCACGGCCCACGGCACCATCCCCGATGCCGTGGACTCCATCCAGGCCGGAGCGGCCGGGTATGTGACAAAACCGTTTGACGGCAAAGAGCTGGTGCGAAAAATTCGCAGCGTGCTGGAAGAGTGGCAGGAACCGACGCCCTCCAAACCACAGGCGACCTCTCCGGCCACGACAAAGACCTCGGACACAGCGCCTCTCTCTTCGAACAACGGCCTGTTGGGCGGCGTGGCTCCGTCCATGGCCCGATTCATGGAACTCCTGAACAGGGTCGCCAAATCCACGGTCACGGTCCTGCTGTTCGGTGAGTCCGGAACCGGCAAGGAAAAAGCAGCCCGCATCCTCCATGACGCCAGCCCTCGTGCCGACGGCTCCTGCGTCATCGTTGATTGCGGCTCAACACAACCGACTCTGTTGGAAAGCGAGCTGTTCGGGCACATCAAGGGATCCTTCACCCACGCGGTCAAAGACAAGAAGGGCCTCATAGAGGAAGCTGACGGCGGTACCCTGTTCCTTGACGAGATCGGCAATATTTCACCGGACATGCAGACCAGACTGCTGCGCTTTCTTCAGGAGGGCACCATCCGCAGGGTCGGCGACAACACGGAGCGCTCTATCGCGTGCCGGGTCATCGCAGCAACCAATGCCGACCTGCCCCGCATGGTGGCGGACGGCGAGTTCCGCGAAGACCTCTACTACCGGCTCAAGGTGGTCACCCTCACCATCCCGCCGCTCAGGGAACGCGCAGAAGACATCCCGGTCCTGGCCGAAGGATTCCTGACCGAGCTCTGTGCGGCCCAGGACCGCCCGACAGCCCGTCTCACGGACGCGGCCATGAAACGGCTCATGACCCATCCCTGGCCCGGCAACGTGCGCGAGCTGCGCAACACGCTTGAGGCAGCGCTGGTATTCTGCCAGGGCGACGTCATCGACGCAGACGACCTCCAGATCGAAGCGTTGCCCGCCGGTTCAACCCTGTCGCAGGGGGCGAGCCTCTCGCTGGAGGACAACGAACGGGAAACGATCGTTCGCGCCCTCAAGGCCTCCGGCGGAATAAAAAAGGACGCCGCCGACCAGCTTGGCATCAGCCGTCGCGCCATCCATTACAAAATCAAGAAATACGGCATCGGAGAATCTGACATCTAACCCTTTATTATTTTATTTTGCCGCTATCACAGGCTTGCGCCATCCAAATGTATTGGTATATATAAACAGATCCACAAAGCCAAACAATGTGATGATTCTGGAGAGACATGAGCGACACAAATATTCTGCTTGAATCCGGCACCAACGAGCTGGAAATCGTCGAGTTTTATCTTGACGAATCCCGACCAAGCGGCAACTACCGGGGCTACTACGGGATCAACGTGGCCAAGGTGCTGGAAATTATCCAGATGCCCAGCCTGACCGAGATGCCGGAAGCGGCACACCCGGCCGTACTCGGCGCCTTCAATCTGCGCAACGAAATCATTCCGCTCATTGATCTGGCCATGTGGCTGAACAAGGACCGGGCCGACAGTGAAGCACCCAAGGTCATCGTCACCGAGTTCAATCGCACCAAATCCGCCTTTCTGGTCTCCGGCGTCACCCGCATCCACCGTATCGGCTGGCAGGAAGTGGAAGCACCCACCAAATATGTCTCTTCCCTGACGGTCAATTCCATCACTGGTGTGGTCAAGTTCACCGATCGCATCATCTTCATTCTCGACATGGAAAAAATCTGCATGGAGCTGAACCCCAACGCTGTGCAGCTGGAAGAACCCGACATCACGACCCCGGACGGGATCGCCCAAAAGGAATATCGCATCCTTCTGGCCGACGACTCCTCCATGGCCCGCAACATGATTGCCGGCATCCTGACCAAGGCGGGATTCATTGTTCACGCCGAAGAAAACGGACAATTCGCGTGGAACCACCTCATGCGGCTCAAACGGAAGGCCGAAGAATCGGGGCAACCACTGTCCCGTTTCATAAACCTGATCGTCTCCGATATTGAGATGCCGTCCATGGACGGCCACTCCCTGACCAGACAGATCAAGGAAGACCCGGAATTGCGTCATTTGCCGATAATCCTCTGCTCCTCCATCATCACCGAGACCCTGCACCACAAGGGTATCGCCGTGGGTGCCGACGACCAGATTTCCAAGGCTGAGCTCAGCGAATTGGTCAACCGCGCCTGCAAGCTCCTGGGAGACAGTGCATGCGAAACCGCATGAGAACCAACCCATGAGCCTTAAAATCGCTAAAAAATATTTTGCGTATGTGGCAAAGCAATTCCCGGTCATGTGCGCATCCGGTGCTTTTCCCATGCTGCCGCCCGTAACGGACTCCTCCAAGTGGATGGACAGATTGGATGATCTCTCGCAAAAAGGGATCGCCAAACACGTTGCCACACTGACTCAATACAAAGAGAGCTTCCTGAATTCTGCGGCCAAGGCCGCCTCTCCCGAGGCCGAAGCACAGGCGCAAGCGCTAGCCCTGAGCGCCGGCGGCGCCATCGCGGAGCTTGATCAGATCCGCGCTTGGGAAAAGATGCCCGAGCTTTACCTGAGTGTGGCTTTCACCGGCCTTGAACAGGCTGCGGACCTCCCTGCCAAAAACGACAAGGTTCTTCAGAAACGCTTCATGAAACGCCTCAGGGAGATTCCCGGCCTGCTGGAACAGGGTACCAACAATGTTGAAGCCATCAGTTCGTCCAGTCGAGCCACGTCCCAGACCATGATCCGGGATTGCGCCCGCTACCTGACCAACCTTGGCAACAGTGACCTCGGACAGGTGGGCAAAACCCCCAGATTTCTTGCCGACGCACTGGCCGCGCTCAAGGAGTACGACCGCTTCGTCACGACCAGACCTGAAGTCATGGATAATCAGGGGCCGTCTTTTGCCTATCTGGCAGAGCACGTCTACGGCACGGACAAATCTCCCGAACAGATTCTGGCCATTGCCGAAGAAGAGTGGGACTGCCGTCTGGCTTCGCTCGCCTGGTTTGAATCCGAAATCGGACAAGGCAAAGGCTGGCGTGAGCTGTACGACGAATATGCAGGGCCGGTCATTGACGACATGGAAGCGCTGGATGTTGTCATCCGGGAAATCCATCGCCTCCGCAATTTCGTGCTGGAGACCGCCCTGCCCGGCGTGTTTACCAATACCGGGCTGCGAATTGAGCCACAACCCCTGCACATGGCCTCGACCCTGCGCCCCATCCACCACGATCCGGCTCTGGGCGCCTGGGAGAACGAGCCGTCACGGTGTTATGCCTCCCCACAAATTTTTTCCGGGCGCGGCTTCCGGGACAACCCGATGCAACTGGCCAGAGCCCGTAAGGAATTCCCCTTTTCCGTGGCCAGCCAGACCTACCCGGGGCGGCACCT containing:
- a CDS encoding DUF885 family protein produces the protein MSLKIAKKYFAYVAKQFPVMCASGAFPMLPPVTDSSKWMDRLDDLSQKGIAKHVATLTQYKESFLNSAAKAASPEAEAQAQALALSAGGAIAELDQIRAWEKMPELYLSVAFTGLEQAADLPAKNDKVLQKRFMKRLREIPGLLEQGTNNVEAISSSSRATSQTMIRDCARYLTNLGNSDLGQVGKTPRFLADALAALKEYDRFVTTRPEVMDNQGPSFAYLAEHVYGTDKSPEQILAIAEEEWDCRLASLAWFESEIGQGKGWRELYDEYAGPVIDDMEALDVVIREIHRLRNFVLETALPGVFTNTGLRIEPQPLHMASTLRPIHHDPALGAWENEPSRCYASPQIFSGRGFRDNPMQLARARKEFPFSVASQTYPGRHLLDSQRRSLGDSPLSQVTNPLFMAGWLAFAENLLEELGYLEFPLDRLVHHKRGLARAGLAMVDAGLATETMDQQRCMSILKTAGYSTTEALNHILSIRLAPAERAMPILGLHEITSLRKASRMDLGPFCTALFAGGQLPFHQIRRHMGF